The following nucleotide sequence is from Paenarthrobacter ureafaciens.
TGGATCAAGGGAACCGAAGAGCGGTGGAACGATATGACAGCTGAGTACCCTCGGCCGTTCTTCCAGTCCCTGCAAAGCTCCTCGGCCAAACACGGCGTGCTGCTGAGCAACACCAACCAGCTCTACGCCTACCTGCCGGCGTTGAACCGGCTCATGCAAATCTTCCGCCAGCTCAACCGCGAAGGAGCGTAAAGCCATGGCAAAGTTCGAACCCATCAAGGGCGGCTACGTCTACCTCACCGTCGAAGACATCGAATACCGGGTCTACTACGAAGAAGCAGGCAACGGCATCCCGCTCATCGTTGGCCACACCGCCGGTTCAGACGGACGCCAGTACCGCCACCTCCTCAACGACGAAGAAGTCACCTCGCGCTACCGGGTTATCGCCTTCGACCTGCCCTTCCACGGTAAATCCCTGCCCCCGCACGGCGACAAGTGGTGGACCCGTGAATACAACATGACCAAGTCCCGGATGATGGCTTTCCCCAACGCCCTCTCCGAAGCCCTCGAACTGGACCGCCCCGTCTACATGGGCAGCTCCATGGGCGGCCACCTCGCCATCGACCTGGCCTCCAACTTCAACGACCGCTACCGCGCCACAATCTCCGTCGAAGGCGCCCTGCGCTCCGCGGCAGAGTACGTCGAAGTCGGCATGGACGGCATCCGCCGCGAATTCGACAACCCCAACGTCTCCCGCACCTCCACCGGCGCGGCCATGATGCTGAATATCTCCCCGTACTCCCCGGAAGAGAACGTCCGGGAAATCCAGTGGGAATACCAGTGCGGTGGGCCCGGGGTATTCGCCGGGGACCTCTTTTACTACTACTACGACCACAACGTCTCACCCGAAGAAGCTGCGGCCATCGACACGAACAAATGCATGCTGTACTTCCTCACCGGTGAATACGACCCCAACACCTCCCCGGCTGACACCAAGGAAGCCGCGAACCTGGTCAAGGGATCCAAGTTCTGGGAGATGCCCAAACTCGGCCACTTCCCGGTCACGGAAAACTACACGGAATTCCGCAAATTCCTCCTTCCCATCCTGAAGGAAATCGAAAGCAAGTCCACCTAGGACACGCTAAGGGCGGGCCGGAAACGAACCGGCCCGCCGCTCCGACCGTGGAACCCGGTCACCCACGAAGGGCGCAGTTGCGCGAGGTCCTTAGGCAGCCACGCCCAAAAACAAATGTAATCCCCGTCACATTCCTTTGTACCACCAATGGAGGTGGATCATGTCCCCAACCCACATCAATGCCACTTGGCGGCCGGCCCCTGTCACCAACCGGCAAATCAAGTTCGCGACCGTCCTCGCATTCCTCGCATGGGCCTTCGCCGTCTACGACTTCATCCTCTTCGGCACACTGCTCCCGGAACTCGGTAAAGACCTCGGCCTCAACGAAGCGGAACAGGCCACCATGGTGACCTGGATGTCCGTCGGAGCCGTGGCACTGGGCCTGCTGGCCGGACCCGTCGTCGATAAATTCGGCCGTAAGGCCGGTCTCGCCTTCACCACCGCCGGCGCTGGCATCGCCTCGCTGCTGACCGCGCTGGGCGGCGTCGTGCCGGTCGGCATCCTGGTCGCCATCCGTTCGCTGAGCGGGCTGGGCTTGTCAGAGCAGGGCGTCAACGGCGCCTACCTCAGCGAACTGTATGGCGCCTCCGAGGACCCTCGCATCAAAAAACGCCAAGGCTTCATCTACTCCCTCGTTCAAGGCGGTTGGCCCATCGGTGCCATCCTCGCCGCCGCGCTGACCGCGGTGCTGCTGCCCGTGATCGGCTGGGCAGGATGCTTCGTCTTCGCCGCCGTACCGTCGTTGATCGTCGCAGCGCTGGCCCGGAAGCTCCGCGAATCACCCCAGTTCGAATCCATCCAGAAAATCCGCCAACTCCAGAAAGATGGCCACCATAGCGACGCCGAAACCCTCTCGGCCAACCTGGGCATCGAGGAACACGAAACCCGCAGCACCCTCGCCGACGTATTCCGTGGCCGCAGTTTACGCACCACCCTGTCGCTGGCTCTCGGGCACATCCTCAACTATTTCCCCGTCCAGGTCTTCAGCGTCCTGGGAACCACCGTGCTCGTCAGCGTCCACAACGTCTCATTCACCAACTCCCTGGTCATCCTCCTGCTGTCCAACCTGATCGCGTACCTCGGCTACCTGACCCACGGCTTCCTCGGAGACAAATTCGGCCGCCGCAACGTCATCGCGTTCGGCTGGATCACCGGTGGCATTGTATTCACGGCCATGATCTTCGGTCCCAGCGACTTCTGGACCGTGGTCCTGCTCTACAGCCTGGGCACGTTCTTCCTTATCGGCCCGTACTCCTGCGTCCTGTTC
It contains:
- a CDS encoding alpha/beta fold hydrolase: MAKFEPIKGGYVYLTVEDIEYRVYYEEAGNGIPLIVGHTAGSDGRQYRHLLNDEEVTSRYRVIAFDLPFHGKSLPPHGDKWWTREYNMTKSRMMAFPNALSEALELDRPVYMGSSMGGHLAIDLASNFNDRYRATISVEGALRSAAEYVEVGMDGIRREFDNPNVSRTSTGAAMMLNISPYSPEENVREIQWEYQCGGPGVFAGDLFYYYYDHNVSPEEAAAIDTNKCMLYFLTGEYDPNTSPADTKEAANLVKGSKFWEMPKLGHFPVTENYTEFRKFLLPILKEIESKST
- a CDS encoding MFS transporter, which gives rise to MSPTHINATWRPAPVTNRQIKFATVLAFLAWAFAVYDFILFGTLLPELGKDLGLNEAEQATMVTWMSVGAVALGLLAGPVVDKFGRKAGLAFTTAGAGIASLLTALGGVVPVGILVAIRSLSGLGLSEQGVNGAYLSELYGASEDPRIKKRQGFIYSLVQGGWPIGAILAAALTAVLLPVIGWAGCFVFAAVPSLIVAALARKLRESPQFESIQKIRQLQKDGHHSDAETLSANLGIEEHETRSTLADVFRGRSLRTTLSLALGHILNYFPVQVFSVLGTTVLVSVHNVSFTNSLVILLLSNLIAYLGYLTHGFLGDKFGRRNVIAFGWITGGIVFTAMIFGPSDFWTVVLLYSLGTFFLIGPYSCVLFFVGESYDTRIRGRGATFVAAVGPIGAIISSALAATLLSNGGNWALAAFLFGAIPCVLSGIAVLFSRKHQHVPDPVHVPAPTEEAAAGEASR